Proteins from one Bacteriovorax sp. BAL6_X genomic window:
- a CDS encoding DUF4339 domain-containing protein, translated as MQKNWYINQSGKNKGPFNAQDIIDFYDKGLIKSYQLCWRKGAANWKPVFAVIQIARNEAQSYYESKVLDEGHDLPEIPIHEVKSTGDYDELNDENIPPLLEEELSEELDQEYDQDILESNSSFDLKDSEAELEAQIPSKFPIYSTVVASFIIAVVVVVSFYMAAGPKVKEVELKNISISALNEFKKPVRSNDVHLIVNKDMSTLYLKLPFEKRVSVELILHRKPDEFHRGDVLVKAHNIGEGGVIEFKDLILEEGQNFIPGTYAVTFIYDYLGLLDNIKSKFGSGPSREVLEKKVFLVPETREKYLERITKIEKKKTVASKKNIAAINEKLRTLEAIISSMSIHYRLSLSQQSGWLAHKEFKQRYAKNIAPLLQSIVLSNYDLNNTKLSDKERKLENEIHSLGKDISAWSVKLTEKLSRYGMLNKKKRLYLRRFMDKDRVNFQSLKNEVQKQIKKLL; from the coding sequence ATGCAAAAAAATTGGTATATTAATCAGTCCGGTAAAAACAAGGGACCATTCAACGCTCAAGATATTATCGACTTTTATGATAAAGGTCTAATTAAATCCTATCAACTTTGTTGGCGCAAAGGAGCTGCTAATTGGAAGCCTGTCTTTGCTGTCATTCAAATTGCCCGCAATGAGGCCCAGTCTTATTATGAGTCTAAGGTATTAGATGAGGGGCACGATCTTCCTGAAATTCCTATTCACGAAGTAAAGTCCACAGGTGATTATGATGAGCTTAATGATGAGAATATTCCCCCTCTCTTAGAGGAAGAATTAAGTGAAGAACTTGATCAGGAATACGACCAGGATATCTTGGAATCAAATTCTTCATTTGATCTCAAGGATTCAGAAGCAGAATTAGAGGCGCAGATACCTAGCAAATTTCCCATTTACTCAACAGTAGTGGCGAGCTTTATTATTGCTGTTGTTGTCGTTGTTAGTTTTTATATGGCAGCTGGCCCTAAGGTAAAAGAGGTTGAGTTAAAAAATATTTCTATAAGTGCTTTAAATGAGTTTAAAAAGCCTGTTCGTTCTAATGATGTTCACTTAATTGTGAATAAGGATATGTCTACTCTCTATCTCAAGCTTCCTTTCGAAAAGAGAGTGAGTGTCGAGTTGATCTTGCATCGAAAGCCTGATGAGTTTCACCGTGGTGATGTTCTTGTTAAGGCCCATAATATTGGAGAGGGTGGAGTTATTGAGTTTAAGGATCTAATTCTTGAAGAAGGTCAAAATTTTATTCCCGGTACATACGCAGTCACATTCATTTATGACTACTTAGGCTTACTGGATAATATTAAAAGTAAATTTGGTAGTGGCCCAAGTCGAGAAGTCTTAGAAAAGAAAGTCTTCCTTGTTCCAGAAACTCGCGAAAAATATCTAGAGAGAATTACTAAAATTGAAAAGAAGAAAACGGTAGCCTCTAAGAAGAATATTGCCGCTATTAATGAAAAGCTTAGAACATTGGAGGCCATCATTTCTTCAATGTCGATTCACTATCGACTTTCTCTAAGTCAACAAAGTGGATGGCTTGCTCATAAAGAGTTCAAACAGCGTTACGCTAAGAATATTGCACCTCTCTTACAAAGTATTGTTTTATCAAATTATGACCTCAATAATACGAAGTTATCTGATAAGGAAAGAAAGCTTGAAAATGAGATTCATTCACTTGGTAAGGATATTAGTGCATGGAGCGTGAAGTTAACTGAAAAACTTTCTCGTTATGGCATGCTTAATAAGAAGAAGCGTCTTTATCTGAGAAGATTCATGGATAAAGATCGTGTGAACTTTCAGTCTTTAAAGAACGAAGTTCAAAAGCAAATCAAAAAGCTACTTTAA
- a CDS encoding cytochrome-c peroxidase has translation MKTLFILTFCLAALSAQADQLDIKLKRYISDFRLEAVVKPKGKNPQIFKLGQELFNEKEISGNRNISCADCHRPEFGSGDKLPVGIGEGGKWQAGERLIGSGHAIPRNSQPLYNLGDKNVEFLFWDGRVHYRKDWDVYTTPVEALNGDYPERWDITENLGSALAAQALFPITSHEEMRGVKGSNDIANATNEEAVWDLVMKRLLAMPKYQKLFKEAFPKTPQAELNIGHFGQAMAHFETHEFAAYNTGWDKYLRGERMALNQKAKRGAVIFFENGSCFSCHSGDLLGGRGFFSVASPQVGPGKNDPRKNDEGRFNITKRDFDRYQFRVPPLRNIALTGPYFHAGAYGTLEEVVDHYNNGIKSIDTYDSSWVENTFLKNFGRKLFVETNNYMNFKKKNAADTILKDHLIRLNNSQKSDLVYFLKYGLTDEKDLDKIVP, from the coding sequence ATGAAAACATTATTTATCCTCACTTTTTGCTTGGCCGCTTTATCGGCGCAAGCAGACCAACTTGATATCAAACTAAAACGCTATATTAGTGACTTTAGATTAGAGGCCGTTGTAAAGCCTAAGGGAAAGAATCCTCAAATCTTTAAATTGGGACAAGAGCTCTTTAATGAGAAAGAGATTTCTGGAAATCGAAATATTAGCTGTGCTGATTGTCATAGGCCAGAGTTTGGAAGTGGTGACAAGCTTCCTGTTGGAATTGGTGAAGGTGGGAAGTGGCAAGCTGGTGAGCGCTTGATTGGTAGTGGACATGCAATCCCACGAAATTCTCAGCCTCTTTATAATCTTGGTGATAAGAATGTCGAATTTCTTTTTTGGGATGGGAGAGTTCACTACAGAAAAGATTGGGACGTTTACACAACTCCAGTTGAGGCCCTAAACGGTGACTATCCTGAGCGTTGGGATATTACAGAAAACTTAGGAAGTGCCCTTGCTGCTCAAGCTCTTTTTCCAATTACTTCTCATGAGGAAATGAGAGGTGTTAAGGGGAGTAACGATATTGCAAATGCTACAAATGAAGAAGCTGTCTGGGATCTTGTCATGAAGAGACTATTGGCCATGCCAAAGTACCAGAAGCTTTTTAAAGAAGCATTTCCTAAAACTCCACAGGCCGAGCTTAATATTGGTCACTTCGGACAGGCGATGGCCCATTTTGAAACACATGAATTTGCTGCATATAATACTGGTTGGGATAAGTACCTAAGAGGCGAGCGTATGGCCCTTAACCAAAAGGCAAAGCGTGGAGCAGTGATCTTTTTTGAAAATGGTAGTTGTTTTTCATGCCACTCAGGTGATCTACTGGGTGGGCGCGGGTTCTTCTCTGTTGCCTCTCCTCAGGTTGGTCCAGGTAAAAATGATCCTAGAAAGAATGATGAAGGTCGATTTAATATTACTAAACGTGACTTTGATCGTTATCAGTTTAGAGTTCCACCACTTAGGAATATCGCTCTTACTGGCCCATACTTTCACGCTGGAGCCTATGGGACATTAGAAGAGGTAGTGGATCATTATAATAACGGAATAAAGTCTATTGATACTTATGATAGTTCTTGGGTGGAGAATACATTCTTGAAGAATTTTGGACGAAAGTTATTTGTTGAAACTAATAACTATATGAACTTTAAGAAGAAAAATGCCGCAGATACGATCCTTAAAGATCACCTTATTCGCCTTAATAATTCTCAAAAAAGCGATTTAGTCTACTTTTTAAAGTATGGATTAACTGACGAAAAAGACCTCGATAAAATAGTGCCTTAA
- a CDS encoding MBL fold metallo-hydrolase, translating into MENILISPGKFRLDGGAMFGIIPKPLWNKVHPADDYNRIDLDLRLWIIKDQDRIIITDTGIGDYHGEKFDQQFDVRQEHSPLVKALANKGINCTDVTDLVISHLHFDHVGGMVYKDENGQFTPVFPNATIHLHKDHWEYALNPTVRDSGSFHTQYFKETIENFDKAGRVHWLSGKEGEILKLSDDSLRFKCSYGHTPHLIHPYTNEYIYLADLIPTSNHVHVPWVMGYDIAPGQTTMDKIEFLKMIVEKDLRVIFEHDPKYASAKITQNERGKYIPVELE; encoded by the coding sequence ATGGAAAACATACTTATTAGCCCTGGTAAATTTAGATTAGACGGTGGTGCCATGTTCGGCATTATACCAAAACCATTATGGAATAAGGTTCATCCTGCGGATGATTATAACCGCATTGACCTCGATCTCCGTCTTTGGATTATTAAGGACCAGGATCGTATCATTATTACTGATACGGGAATTGGTGATTATCACGGCGAGAAGTTTGACCAGCAATTTGATGTTCGCCAAGAACACTCTCCTCTAGTTAAGGCCCTTGCAAATAAGGGAATTAATTGTACTGACGTAACAGATCTTGTGATCTCTCACCTTCACTTCGATCATGTTGGAGGGATGGTATATAAGGATGAGAATGGTCAATTTACACCAGTCTTTCCCAATGCCACAATTCACCTTCATAAAGATCACTGGGAATATGCACTTAATCCAACAGTAAGAGATAGTGGCTCCTTCCATACTCAATATTTCAAAGAAACAATTGAAAATTTTGATAAGGCCGGACGCGTTCATTGGCTGAGTGGCAAAGAAGGCGAAATCTTAAAGTTAAGTGACGATAGTCTGCGCTTTAAGTGCTCTTACGGTCACACTCCACACCTTATTCATCCTTATACTAATGAATATATTTACTTGGCAGACCTAATTCCAACATCTAATCATGTCCACGTTCCATGGGTTATGGGCTACGATATTGCTCCAGGGCAGACAACAATGGATAAGATCGAGTTTTTAAAGATGATTGTGGAAAAAGATCTTCGCGTAATCTTTGAACATGACCCAAAATATGCCAGTGCAAAGATTACGCAAAATGAGCGCGGTAAGTATATTCCAGTTGAACTAGAATAA
- a CDS encoding arginase family protein, with the protein MGWKEIDDNLNKRKSQSIVTRFKIDDLKTQQALLLSENDLGVVRNGGRRGASHGPKVILSQLKKFADHNNLQELGIISVANQTQLDFDKMQAQSIETIKSVMAKKIIHLGGGHDHLYPLAMGVELKNPLLINIDAHLDTRNDDVYHSGTPFRQVANQKEVKILQIGIHHYANIPENYEGMKMDIIDTKKLKELSHTFNDISFMDDIYKSHDGDILFSIDADAIAASDMQSVSAVNHDGIPLEFLRKLVSQYKEYTANKKQILGIYEYNPIFDELSAKDARALASLIYDFLI; encoded by the coding sequence ATGGGCTGGAAAGAAATAGATGACAATCTTAATAAAAGAAAATCACAATCCATTGTCACTCGCTTCAAAATAGATGATTTAAAGACCCAACAAGCACTTCTTTTAAGTGAGAATGATCTCGGAGTTGTTAGAAATGGTGGGCGTCGAGGTGCTTCTCATGGGCCAAAAGTCATACTTTCACAACTTAAAAAGTTTGCCGACCATAATAATCTACAAGAGCTTGGTATCATCAGCGTCGCAAACCAAACGCAGTTAGACTTTGACAAAATGCAGGCCCAATCAATTGAGACGATAAAAAGTGTTATGGCCAAGAAGATTATTCATTTAGGGGGAGGCCATGATCATCTATACCCATTGGCGATGGGAGTTGAATTAAAGAATCCACTTCTCATTAATATTGATGCTCATCTCGATACAAGAAATGATGATGTCTATCATTCGGGTACACCTTTTCGCCAAGTCGCCAATCAAAAAGAAGTTAAGATTCTTCAAATAGGAATTCACCATTATGCCAATATTCCTGAAAATTATGAGGGCATGAAGATGGATATTATCGATACAAAGAAGCTAAAAGAGTTATCCCACACATTCAATGATATTAGCTTTATGGATGATATCTATAAAAGTCACGATGGAGATATCCTCTTTAGTATTGATGCTGATGCCATTGCCGCAAGTGACATGCAAAGTGTGAGTGCAGTTAATCACGATGGTATACCACTTGAATTTTTAAGGAAGCTTGTTTCGCAATATAAAGAGTATACTGCTAATAAAAAGCAAATTTTGGGAATTTATGAATACAATCCGATATTTGACGAGCTATCGGCAAAGGACGCGCGCGCCCTCGCCTCACTCATCTATGATTTTCTAATTTGA